Part of the Bradyrhizobium sp. AZCC 1721 genome, TTCATCAACATCGTGCCGCGCATTGCACTCGGCGTGATCGGCTCGGGCTACATCGCCGCCGTCATCCCGCCGGAAGTCATCACCGGCTGGCTCGGCCCCGACAGCGGCTGGCTCGGCGTGCTGACTGCGGTGATTGCGGGTGCGGCGACGCCCGGAGGCCCCGTGGTCGGCTTTTCGATCGGCGCGGTGGCGCTGAAAGTCGGCGGCGGCCCGCCGCAGGTGATCGCCTATGTCGTCGCCTGGGCGCTGTTCGCCTTTCAGCGCATGATCCTCTGGGAAATTCCCTTCATGCCGGCCCGCTTCGTCTGGTTTCGCGCCGTGGTCTCGGTGCCGTTTCCGTTTCTGGCGGCCGCGATCGCGATGGTGATCGGCAAGCCGTGAGGTGCACGCTCAAGATGTTTTTATATGATCGTAAATCATAGATCGGCAGAAACCCCGCAGTTCACCGGATGATGAACTGGTTCTGTCCGTGAATATCGGCTAAGACTCGCCCCGCCGGGGCGGACCAGCCGATGTAGGGGTGTACATGAAGAAGGGCGACGTAACCTGCCCAAACTGCGGGGCGGGATTCAGACGGCTTGAGCTTTCGTCTCAGGTTGGGACCAAGGGCGAATATCACTGCCCAGTCTGCGATATGGCGCTGGAGGCAACAGACGGCACCACGCTCGTTGCCTATCGTCTCACGATCCAGCCTTCCACTCGAAGCTTGAGGGCTTAGCGGGACCGCCTGCCTTGCTCTGAAATTCAGACGGTCCCTGCCAGCCACATTAATTGTCCTGCCCCATAGGCAGCGGCCATAGCCAGCCAACGAAACACAAGCAAACCTATTTGAAAGCCTTATGACAGGGGGCGCCTCGGTTGGCGGCCTCTTTGCGGGTCCGCTCGATTGCTGGCGCGCCCGCCAATCAGGCCGTAGCGTAATGGATGCCCGCTTTCGCGGGGCATGACAGACGGTACCCTTTGAGAATACCGATCTACGGCCACGCCCCTCGTGGACTCCCGTAATGTTATATTATAACGTCGATCCATGCCTCACTCCCACGACCACGCGCATCACGCTCACGCCCACAGCCACGGCCCGGCGACGCCGCATCCAGCGCAGGCCGCGCCCTGGTCGATCCTGCGGATGACTGTGTCAGCCCGCCTTGCCGCAGCGCTCGCCGTCAGCGTCGCTCTGTGGGCCGTTGTCCTGGTGGCGATGAGGTGAGCATGACCGCGCAGATAAAATTTCGAAACGTCACGCTCGGCTACGATCGGCATCCGGCGGTGCATCACCTCAACGGCGAGGTCGCGCCGGGCGCGCTGATGGCGGTGATCGGGCCGAACGGCGCCGGCAAGTCGACGCTGTTCCGGGGAGTGGCCGGCATCCTCAAGCCGCTGTCCGGCGCGATTGGTCTCGGCGGTCTCGATAGCAGGGACATCGCCTATCTGCCGCAGAGCGTCGACATCGACCGCAGCTTTCCGATCTCGGTGTTTGATTTCGTCGGCAGCGGGCTGTGGCGTTCGACGGGTCCGTTCGGCGGCATCGGCAAGGCCGCGCGCGAGAAGATCCTGGCGGCGCTCGCCGCGGTCGGGCTCAACGGTTTTGAAAACCGCGCGATCGGCACGCTGTCCGGCGGGCAGATGCAGCGCATGCTATTTGCGCGGGTGCTGCTGCAGGATTCGCGCCTCATCGTTTTGGATGAGCCGTTCAACGCCATCGATGCGAAAACCTCGGCGGACCTGATCGCACTGGTCCGGCGCTGGCATGGCGAGGGGCGCACCGTGCTGGCGGCGCTGCACGATCTGGAGATGGTGCGAAGCCACTTCCCCGAAACCCTGCTGCTGGCGCGCGGGCCGGTTGCGTGGGGGCCGACCGCCGAAGTGCTGACACCGGAAAACCTGCTCGTGGCGATGAAGATGTGCGAAGCCTTCGACGACAGCGCCGCCGCTTGCGCCGCCGATATGCCATCACGGGCGGCCTGATGCTGTACGACGCGCTGTTCGCGCCCTTCATCGAATTCGAGTTCATGCGCCGCGCGCTCGCCGCCGTGATCGCGCTTGCGCTCGGCGCCGCGCCGATCGGCGTGTTCCTGATGCTGCGGCGGATGAGCCTGGTCGGTGACGCCATGGCGCATGCGATCCTGCCGGGCGCTGCGATCGGTTTCCTGGTCTCGGGGTTGAATCTGTTCGCGATGACGACGGGCGGATTGATCGCGGGCTTTACGGTCGCGCTGCTCGCCGGCCTCGTCGCGCGCAACACCGAGTTGAAGGAAGACGCTTCGCTCGCGACCTTCTATCTGGTGTCGCTGGCGCTCGGCGTTACCATCGTCTCCATCAAGGGCACCAATATCGACTTGCTACACGTGCTGTTCGGCAACATCCTCGCGATGGACGACCAGACGCTGCTGGTGATCGCCTTCAACGCCACGATTACACTCTTGGTGATGGCGGTAATCTACCGTCCCCTCGTGATCGAATGCGTCGATCCGGTGTTCCTGCGCACCGTCTCTCGCGCCGGCGCGCCCGCGCATCTGGCGTTCCTGGCGCTGGTCGTCATCAACCTGGTCAACGGCTTTCATGCGCTCGGCACCTTGCTCGGCGTCGGCCTGATGATCCTGCCCGCCGGCATCGCCCGGTTCTGGTCGCGGGACATCACCGGCATGATCTGCATCGCGGTGGCGAGCGCGATTGTCTCGGGCTATGCCGGACTGGTGCTGTCGTTTCAGACTAAAATTCCCTCAGGCCCCGCGGTCATCCTGATCGCGGCGGTGCTGTATGTCGCATCGCTGTTGTTCGGCCCTGTCAGCGGTCTGGTCCGGCAGATGTTTCCCGGCCGTCATCTCGAGGCGTAGTCATGATCCGGTACTGGCTTATCGCTTTCGCCATGCTCGCGGTCGCAGGCCCGGCCCGCGCCGAGGATCGCCTCAACGTCGTTGCGAGCTTCTCAATCATCGGCGATTTCGTTCGCCAGGTCGGCGGCGATCGCGTCGAGGTCACGACGCTGGTCGGGCCCGACGGCGATGCGCATGTTTATGTGCCGGCGCCCTCGGACGCCAAACGGGTTGCGGGTGCAAAGCTTGTGTTCGTCAATGGTCTTGGGTTCGAGGGCTGGTTGTCGCGGCTCGTCAAATCCGCCGGCGGAAAGGCGACTATCGTAACCACGACTACCGGCATTACGCCGCTCAAGCTCGGCTCGGTAGCTGATCCTCATGCCTGGCAATCGGTCGCCAACGCCAAGATCTACGTGGCCAATATCCGCGACGCGCTGGTGGCCGCCGATTCCGCCAGTGCCGAAACCTTCAAGTCCAACGCCGGCGCCTATCTGGCGCAACTCGACGCATTGGACCGCGAGGTGCGCGAGGCAGTCGCCAAAATTTCGGAAGGCCGTCGCAAGGTGATATCGACCCACGGCGCGTTCGGTTATTTCGCCGCCGCCTATGGCATCGAATTCATTGCGCCGGTCGGCGTATCGACCGAATCCGAGGCCAGCGCCCGCGATGTCGCAAAGATCATCACCCAGATCAGGGCGGCCAAAATACCGGCAGTTTTTCTCGAAAATATCTCCGACCCCCGCCTGATGAGCCGGATATCGGTCGAGACCGGCGCCAGGGTCGGCGGAACGCTCTATTCCGACAGCTTGACCGGCGAAAAGGGCGATTCTCCCACTTACATTGCGATGGTCAGGCACAATATAAAGGCCCTGACCAGCGCGCTGAGCCCATAGGGCAGGGGCCTCCCTGCTGCCGGTGCGCAAAACCATTTCCGCTCCGGAG contains:
- a CDS encoding metal ABC transporter ATP-binding protein is translated as MTAQIKFRNVTLGYDRHPAVHHLNGEVAPGALMAVIGPNGAGKSTLFRGVAGILKPLSGAIGLGGLDSRDIAYLPQSVDIDRSFPISVFDFVGSGLWRSTGPFGGIGKAAREKILAALAAVGLNGFENRAIGTLSGGQMQRMLFARVLLQDSRLIVLDEPFNAIDAKTSADLIALVRRWHGEGRTVLAALHDLEMVRSHFPETLLLARGPVAWGPTAEVLTPENLLVAMKMCEAFDDSAAACAADMPSRAA
- a CDS encoding metal ABC transporter permease, translated to MLYDALFAPFIEFEFMRRALAAVIALALGAAPIGVFLMLRRMSLVGDAMAHAILPGAAIGFLVSGLNLFAMTTGGLIAGFTVALLAGLVARNTELKEDASLATFYLVSLALGVTIVSIKGTNIDLLHVLFGNILAMDDQTLLVIAFNATITLLVMAVIYRPLVIECVDPVFLRTVSRAGAPAHLAFLALVVINLVNGFHALGTLLGVGLMILPAGIARFWSRDITGMICIAVASAIVSGYAGLVLSFQTKIPSGPAVILIAAVLYVASLLFGPVSGLVRQMFPGRHLEA
- a CDS encoding metal ABC transporter substrate-binding protein, with the translated sequence MIRYWLIAFAMLAVAGPARAEDRLNVVASFSIIGDFVRQVGGDRVEVTTLVGPDGDAHVYVPAPSDAKRVAGAKLVFVNGLGFEGWLSRLVKSAGGKATIVTTTTGITPLKLGSVADPHAWQSVANAKIYVANIRDALVAADSASAETFKSNAGAYLAQLDALDREVREAVAKISEGRRKVISTHGAFGYFAAAYGIEFIAPVGVSTESEASARDVAKIITQIRAAKIPAVFLENISDPRLMSRISVETGARVGGTLYSDSLTGEKGDSPTYIAMVRHNIKALTSALSP